One stretch of Caldinitratiruptor microaerophilus DNA includes these proteins:
- a CDS encoding menaquinone biosynthesis decarboxylase translates to MAFRDIQEFAAALEERGWLRRIKTRVSPILEITEIADRVMKQPGGGPALLFENVEGSPYPVLINAFGSMERMCLALGVERLDQIGDEIRSLMELPSPGTGLLDKLGAGLKLVEAVRHTVPRVVSRAPCQEVVEEEPDLSRLPILQCWPQDAGRFITLPLVFTKDPRTGVKNIGMYRMQVYDARTTGMHWHKHKVGQQHADRGREAGLRRLEAAVALGADPATIYAATAPLPPQVPELAFAGFLRKQPVEVVKCRTVDLEVPAHAEFVLEGYVDLDETRVEGPFGDHTGFYSPAEPYPVFHVTTITRKRNPVYPATIVGRPPMEDFYLGKATERIFLPLMQAVLPEIVDVNMPAEGVFHNCVLVRMKKRYPGHARKVAYGLWGMGLMMLAKCIVLVDDDCDVQNLSETAWRVLANIDPERDVFFARGPADDLEHASPAWRYGSKMGIDATRKLPEEGHPRPWPDDIVMSPEIKALVDRRWREYGID, encoded by the coding sequence GTGGCATTCCGGGACATCCAGGAGTTCGCGGCGGCCCTGGAGGAACGGGGCTGGCTGAGGCGGATCAAGACCCGGGTGAGCCCGATCCTCGAGATCACCGAGATCGCCGACCGGGTGATGAAGCAGCCGGGCGGCGGCCCCGCCCTCCTGTTCGAGAACGTGGAAGGGTCCCCATACCCGGTCCTCATCAACGCGTTCGGGTCGATGGAGCGGATGTGCCTGGCGCTGGGGGTGGAGCGGCTCGACCAGATCGGCGACGAGATCCGCTCGCTCATGGAGCTGCCCTCCCCGGGCACGGGCCTCCTGGACAAGCTTGGGGCGGGCCTGAAGCTGGTGGAGGCGGTGCGGCACACGGTCCCCCGGGTGGTGAGCCGGGCGCCCTGCCAGGAGGTCGTCGAGGAGGAACCGGACCTCTCCCGGCTGCCGATCCTCCAGTGCTGGCCGCAGGACGCCGGGCGGTTCATCACCCTTCCGCTCGTCTTCACCAAGGATCCCCGGACCGGCGTGAAGAACATCGGCATGTACCGGATGCAGGTGTACGACGCCCGTACAACGGGCATGCACTGGCACAAGCACAAGGTGGGCCAGCAGCACGCCGACCGGGGCCGGGAGGCAGGACTGCGGCGCCTGGAGGCGGCCGTGGCGCTGGGGGCCGACCCCGCCACCATCTACGCGGCGACCGCGCCCCTGCCCCCGCAGGTGCCCGAACTCGCCTTCGCCGGGTTCCTCCGCAAGCAGCCGGTGGAGGTCGTGAAGTGCCGGACGGTCGACCTCGAGGTCCCGGCGCACGCGGAGTTCGTGCTGGAAGGGTACGTCGACCTGGACGAGACCCGCGTCGAAGGACCCTTCGGCGACCACACGGGCTTCTACTCGCCTGCCGAGCCGTACCCGGTTTTTCACGTGACCACCATCACGCGCAAGCGCAACCCGGTGTACCCCGCCACCATCGTGGGCCGGCCGCCCATGGAGGACTTCTACCTGGGCAAGGCGACCGAGCGGATCTTCCTGCCGCTCATGCAGGCGGTGCTGCCGGAGATCGTCGATGTCAACATGCCCGCCGAGGGCGTCTTCCACAACTGCGTCCTCGTGCGCATGAAGAAGCGCTACCCCGGGCACGCGCGTAAGGTCGCCTACGGCCTCTGGGGCATGGGCCTCATGATGCTGGCGAAGTGCATCGTGCTGGTGGACGACGACTGCGACGTGCAGAACCTGTCCGAGACCGCGTGGCGGGTGCTGGCGAACATCGACCCGGAGCGGGACGTGTTCTTCGCCCGGGGACCGGCGGACGACCTGGAGCATGCCTCGCCGGCGTGGCGCTACGGCTCCAAGATGGGCATCGACGCCACGCGCAAGCTGCCGGAGGAGGGCCACCCGCGGCCCTGGCCGGACGACATCGTCATGAGCCCGGAGATCAAGGCGCTGGTGGACCGCCGCTGGCGGGAGTACGGGATCGACTGA